In Synechococcus sp. Nb3U1, one DNA window encodes the following:
- a CDS encoding ABC transporter ATP-binding protein, translated as MFSHVPSPQLEPIITARELSKVYPVALKDPGVLGTLRHFFRRTYRYIPAVQSISFQIQPGEVVGFLGPNGAGKTTTLKMLTGLIHPSGGTVQVVGHTPYQRDPAFLQQITLVMGQKQQLLWDLPAMDSLRINAAVYEIPEKDVQERVGELTELLNLEGKLTQPMRKLSLGERMKAELLAALLHRPQVLFLDEPTLGLDVNAQASMRQFLRDYNRRYGATVLLTSHYMADITALCERVLVIDAGRLIYDGDLDELLEQFAPYREVKLELAHPCPIPQLEFYGEVRTDRDPGGAGVCEVRLWVQREQLTQTVAKLLADLEVLDLTVTDPPIEEVIGRVFQGGIPTLTDS; from the coding sequence ATGTTCTCCCATGTACCGTCACCCCAGCTTGAGCCAATCATCACGGCTCGTGAGCTGAGCAAGGTTTACCCGGTCGCCCTTAAGGATCCCGGAGTCCTCGGTACGCTACGACATTTCTTTCGCCGCACCTATCGTTACATTCCGGCGGTGCAATCGATTAGCTTTCAGATCCAGCCGGGGGAGGTGGTGGGGTTTCTCGGGCCTAATGGGGCGGGCAAAACAACGACCTTAAAAATGTTGACCGGTTTGATCCATCCTTCTGGGGGCACCGTGCAGGTGGTGGGTCACACCCCCTATCAACGGGATCCTGCTTTTTTGCAGCAAATTACCCTGGTGATGGGGCAAAAACAGCAGTTGCTCTGGGATCTGCCGGCGATGGATTCGTTGCGGATTAATGCTGCTGTCTACGAGATCCCGGAAAAAGACGTTCAAGAGCGGGTGGGGGAACTGACGGAGCTGCTGAACCTGGAGGGCAAACTGACGCAACCGATGCGCAAGCTCTCCTTGGGAGAACGGATGAAGGCGGAGTTGCTGGCGGCTTTGTTACACCGTCCGCAGGTGTTGTTTTTGGATGAGCCGACGCTGGGGTTGGATGTGAATGCGCAGGCCAGTATGCGGCAATTTTTACGGGATTATAACCGGCGCTACGGAGCCACGGTGCTGCTGACCAGTCACTACATGGCCGATATTACGGCGTTGTGTGAGCGGGTGTTGGTGATCGATGCGGGGCGGTTGATTTACGATGGCGACCTTGACGAGCTGCTGGAGCAGTTTGCCCCCTACCGAGAGGTCAAGTTGGAATTGGCTCATCCTTGTCCGATCCCCCAATTGGAGTTCTATGGGGAAGTGCGAACCGACCGGGATCCCGGCGGGGCAGGGGTCTGTGAGGTGCGGCTTTGGGTGCAGCGAGAGCAACTTACCCAGACAGTGGCGAAGCTGCTGGCAGATCTAGAGGTGCTGGATCTGACGGTAACGGATCCGCCGATCGAAGAGGTGATCGGGCGCGTGTTTCAGGGAGGGATTCCGACCCTGACTGACTCATAA
- the hslO gene encoding Hsp33 family molecular chaperone HslO — MTDASGSKGAKGSKAVSESPPPSLPDHLIRATAAEGKIRVVGLVSTQAVQEARERHKLSYVATVALGRAMSAGLLLAANLKRRQARINLQLKGDGPLGNIWVDAGLDGTVRGYVGNPAIELPLTSESKLDVGQAIGRYGYLHVLRDLGYGQPYTSAVELVSGEVGDDVTYYLSSSEQTPSAVLLGVHLDSHRVRAAGGVLLQVMPGAPASLIPEMETRLAKVEEFSPMLASGGGLRELLQICLGDLNLKIVPEMRTIRFYCKCNSDRVKGALRMLGRDELIDMIHTDRGAEAVCHFCNEVYRVSEDELRSIVADMSATV, encoded by the coding sequence ATGACGGATGCCTCTGGCTCAAAAGGAGCAAAGGGATCGAAAGCTGTTTCTGAGAGTCCGCCCCCCTCTCTTCCGGATCATCTGATCCGGGCCACGGCGGCAGAAGGCAAAATTCGGGTGGTGGGGTTGGTGTCCACCCAAGCGGTACAAGAGGCGCGGGAGCGGCACAAGCTTTCTTATGTGGCCACGGTGGCTTTGGGTCGGGCCATGAGCGCGGGGTTGCTGCTGGCGGCCAACCTGAAACGCCGTCAGGCGCGGATCAACCTGCAACTAAAGGGGGATGGCCCCCTGGGTAACATTTGGGTGGATGCTGGCTTGGATGGCACGGTGCGCGGGTATGTGGGCAACCCAGCGATTGAGCTCCCCCTCACCTCGGAAAGCAAGTTGGATGTGGGCCAGGCGATCGGGCGCTACGGCTATCTGCACGTGCTGCGGGATCTGGGGTACGGCCAACCCTACACCAGCGCGGTGGAGTTGGTGTCTGGAGAGGTGGGGGATGATGTCACCTACTATCTCTCCTCATCGGAGCAAACCCCGTCGGCGGTGCTTTTGGGGGTACATCTCGATTCGCATCGGGTACGGGCTGCCGGGGGCGTTTTGCTGCAAGTGATGCCAGGGGCGCCTGCTAGCTTAATCCCGGAGATGGAAACCCGCTTGGCCAAAGTGGAGGAGTTCAGCCCGATGTTGGCCTCTGGGGGTGGTTTGCGAGAGCTGTTGCAGATCTGCCTGGGGGATCTGAATCTGAAAATTGTGCCGGAGATGCGCACCATCCGGTTTTATTGCAAGTGCAATTCCGACCGGGTGAAAGGGGCTCTACGCATGTTGGGGCGGGATGAGCTGATCGATATGATCCACACCGATAGGGGGGCGGAGGCCGTCTGTCACTTCTGTAACGAGGTGTATCGCGTCTCGGAAGATGAGTTGCGCTCGATTGTGGCGGATATGTCGGCGACCGTATGA
- a CDS encoding gamma-glutamyl phosphate reductase, producing MADFEQDFDLGTTLRQVRRLLPQLQRLSSQTKRQALLALSEALLERSALLLEANTLDLENCREQTVPEWILNGMKLTPERLQRAAQLLTRLAQQPDPIGRLEGGYRQENGLLINRYRVPLGLIALVYEIYPEFALNGIGMALKTGNGVIVAGNGPIQKTHQAIVELLAETAYEHGIPEGAIQSYSARPGGSSLPARDLTASPQEDSSLLLLLQQTRYLDLVIPCGRPGWVEFLLQASKVPILVTHLGYGHIYLDRTAPWPLVKSVLLDHLAQYGSEGIPIYQPLTLWLLLHPDWAAAHLAQLIEALLSQGIDIQAAAPILEQFPDLHPIGEGFDSTERPHLRLQPISDLAEAITWINKNGYHQSETILTDSQSAAQRFLQEVDAALIHINTSPLSAGRGAGIPTLGAFWDLSLGISTQRLHVRGPVDVEALTTVKVVAQGGL from the coding sequence GTGGCAGATTTCGAGCAAGATTTTGACTTGGGCACGACTCTGCGACAGGTGCGCCGTCTGTTACCGCAGTTGCAGCGCCTCAGTAGCCAAACCAAACGTCAGGCGCTGTTGGCTCTATCTGAAGCATTGTTGGAGCGCTCCGCTTTGCTTCTGGAGGCCAATACCCTGGATTTGGAAAACTGCCGTGAGCAAACCGTGCCCGAGTGGATCCTAAATGGCATGAAGCTCACCCCCGAGCGCCTACAACGAGCAGCCCAGTTGCTGACCCGTTTGGCCCAACAACCGGATCCCATTGGCAGACTGGAGGGAGGGTATCGACAGGAAAATGGTCTGCTGATAAACCGTTACCGCGTGCCTTTGGGGTTAATCGCCCTAGTTTATGAGATTTATCCAGAATTTGCCTTGAATGGCATTGGTATGGCTCTAAAAACCGGGAATGGCGTGATTGTGGCGGGGAATGGCCCAATCCAAAAAACCCACCAAGCCATTGTGGAGCTACTGGCAGAGACTGCCTACGAACATGGGATCCCCGAAGGGGCAATTCAATCGTACTCCGCACGACCCGGAGGGTCATCATTACCTGCTCGGGATTTGACGGCGAGCCCGCAAGAGGATTCCTCCCTGTTGCTGCTGCTCCAGCAAACGCGCTATTTGGATCTGGTGATTCCCTGCGGTCGTCCTGGCTGGGTAGAGTTTCTGTTGCAAGCAAGCAAAGTCCCGATTTTGGTGACCCACTTGGGCTATGGCCATATCTATCTGGATCGCACCGCTCCTTGGCCTTTGGTGAAATCGGTCTTGCTGGATCATCTGGCTCAGTACGGCTCGGAAGGGATCCCGATCTACCAACCCCTCACCCTCTGGCTGTTGCTCCACCCCGACTGGGCGGCGGCTCATTTGGCCCAACTGATCGAGGCATTGCTCAGCCAAGGGATCGATATTCAAGCGGCAGCCCCGATTCTAGAACAGTTCCCGGACTTGCACCCGATTGGAGAAGGGTTCGATTCTACCGAACGCCCCCACCTGCGCCTGCAACCAATCTCCGATCTGGCGGAGGCGATCACCTGGATTAACAAAAACGGCTACCATCAATCAGAAACGATCCTCACCGATAGCCAATCGGCGGCACAGCGCTTCTTGCAGGAGGTGGATGCAGCTTTGATCCACATCAATACCTCTCCTCTGTCGGCAGGGCGAGGGGCGGGGATCCCCACCTTGGGGGCGTTTTGGGATTTATCTCTGGGCATTTCGACCCAACGGCTGCATGTGCGTGGCCCAGTTGATGTCGAAGCCTTGACAACCGTAAAGGTAGTGGCCCAGGGTGGCTTGTAG
- a CDS encoding Dps family protein, with translation MSETSTLRQALSSVRNNAVLLGAEVTQPVCEGMNALFASFQGLYLQYQKHHFVVEGTEFYSLHEFFKNHYEEVSEHVHDLGERLDGLGGVPVATFATLAQMCCFTPEPDGAFEARQMLSNDLAAEQAIIDLLRRQAAQAESLGDRATRYLYEQILLKTEDRAFHLNHFLANDSLVFGLMNGKA, from the coding sequence ATGTCTGAAACTTCAACTTTGCGCCAAGCACTTAGCAGCGTGCGGAACAATGCTGTCCTGCTCGGGGCTGAGGTGACCCAGCCGGTTTGTGAGGGTATGAATGCGCTCTTTGCCAGTTTTCAGGGGTTGTATCTGCAATACCAAAAGCATCACTTCGTGGTGGAAGGCACCGAGTTTTACTCTCTGCACGAATTCTTTAAAAATCATTATGAAGAGGTGAGTGAGCACGTTCACGATTTGGGAGAGCGTCTGGACGGGCTAGGGGGTGTGCCGGTGGCCACCTTTGCGACCTTGGCCCAGATGTGTTGCTTTACTCCAGAGCCAGATGGGGCCTTTGAGGCGCGGCAGATGTTGAGCAACGACTTAGCAGCAGAGCAGGCGATTATCGATCTGTTGCGGCGACAAGCTGCTCAGGCGGAAAGCCTTGGGGATCGGGCTACTCGCTATCTCTACGAGCAGATTTTGTTGAAAACTGAAGACCGTGCCTTTCACCTGAATCATTTCCTGGCCAACGATAGCCTGGTGTTTGGACTGATGAACGGTAAAGCCTAA
- a CDS encoding glycosyltransferase family 2 protein codes for MLAELTAPELSIVIPCKNEADNLEHLFGRLTQTLDPLQLSYELVCVNDGSQDNTLEKLLAFHQRDPRIKVLNLSRCFGKEIALTAGIDYTSGRAVIPIDADLQDPPELIPEMLELWRQGYQVVYAVRRSRQGESWLKQFTANGFYHVIDQLSQVRIPRNTGDFRLLDRQVVEAIKQMRERTRFMKGIFAWVGYRQTAIFYDRAPRFRGKTQWNYWRLWNLAMEGITSFSSWPLRVWSYLGLGISLLALLYGLFLVIRTLLFGSDVPGYASLAVIMLFLGGIQLISLGVIGEYLGRIFEEVKGRPLYLVQGAFGFDGTLSRSKVEASPSSTSISK; via the coding sequence ATGTTAGCTGAGCTGACTGCCCCTGAGCTATCCATCGTCATCCCCTGCAAAAACGAGGCGGATAACCTTGAGCATTTGTTTGGGCGCCTTACCCAAACTTTGGATCCGCTACAGCTCAGCTACGAATTGGTCTGCGTCAACGATGGCAGCCAAGACAATACCCTAGAAAAACTGCTCGCCTTTCACCAACGGGATCCCCGCATTAAGGTGCTCAACCTCTCCCGTTGTTTTGGCAAAGAGATTGCCCTCACCGCAGGGATCGATTACACCTCGGGAAGAGCCGTCATTCCCATCGATGCCGACCTACAGGATCCACCGGAACTGATCCCAGAGATGCTAGAGCTGTGGCGACAGGGCTACCAGGTGGTGTACGCGGTGCGGCGTAGCCGTCAGGGGGAAAGCTGGCTCAAACAATTTACCGCCAACGGGTTTTACCATGTCATTGATCAACTCAGTCAGGTGCGGATCCCACGCAACACGGGGGATTTTCGACTACTGGATCGACAGGTGGTAGAGGCCATCAAGCAAATGCGGGAGCGCACCCGCTTTATGAAAGGGATCTTTGCCTGGGTGGGCTATCGGCAAACGGCCATTTTTTACGATCGCGCTCCTCGGTTTCGGGGCAAAACCCAGTGGAATTATTGGCGCCTGTGGAATTTGGCGATGGAGGGGATCACGTCCTTCAGTTCTTGGCCACTACGGGTGTGGAGCTATTTGGGTCTAGGGATTTCATTGCTGGCTTTGCTCTATGGCCTCTTTTTGGTGATTCGCACGCTGTTATTTGGATCGGATGTCCCTGGGTATGCATCTTTGGCCGTGATCATGCTATTTCTGGGCGGGATCCAATTGATCAGCTTGGGGGTGATTGGGGAATACTTGGGCCGTATTTTTGAAGAGGTCAAAGGCCGCCCTCTCTACTTGGTACAAGGGGCATTTGGGTTTGACGGTACCCTCAGCCGCAGCAAGGTGGAAGCCAGCCCCAGTTCTACTTCGATCTCCAAATAA
- a CDS encoding phycobilisome linker polypeptide gives MRMFKITACVPSQTRIRTQRELQNTFFTKLVPYDSWFREQQRIQKSGGRIIKVELATGKPGTDVGLL, from the coding sequence ATGCGCATGTTTAAGATCACGGCCTGTGTGCCCAGCCAAACCCGGATTCGCACCCAACGGGAGCTACAAAATACCTTCTTCACGAAGTTGGTGCCCTACGATAGCTGGTTCCGGGAACAGCAACGCATCCAAAAATCCGGTGGCCGCATCATTAAGGTGGAATTGGCTACAGGTAAGCCCGGCACTGATGTAGGACTGCTGTAG
- a CDS encoding (2Fe-2S) ferredoxin domain-containing protein yields MGKSHKQGIPFEWEGRFLGFVPSSDGKLKYLRWQTGSDLFTGKIPKPIRSELYRTLRPGDAIQIWGEREVDLRKGQEKWVLYRVVPSPAQSSLEPALQTGSSAGDPSPKPKGTVLVCQKSDCCRRGAGEVIQALKTHLATYPDAIRVQGVGCMKECKRGPNVVFMPDKARYSGVSAQGIPALLERHFPSPSEPSAERNRVSPLAL; encoded by the coding sequence ATGGGCAAGTCGCATAAGCAAGGGATCCCATTTGAATGGGAAGGCCGATTTTTGGGGTTTGTGCCCTCCTCAGATGGCAAATTGAAGTATTTGCGCTGGCAGACGGGATCCGACCTCTTTACTGGCAAGATCCCAAAACCGATTCGCTCTGAGCTATATCGCACCCTGCGACCCGGCGATGCCATCCAAATTTGGGGCGAACGGGAGGTGGATCTGCGCAAAGGGCAGGAGAAGTGGGTGCTCTACCGAGTGGTGCCCAGCCCAGCTCAGTCCTCTTTAGAGCCTGCACTTCAGACCGGATCTTCAGCAGGGGATCCCAGCCCAAAACCCAAGGGCACCGTACTCGTCTGCCAAAAGTCCGATTGTTGTCGGCGGGGCGCTGGGGAGGTGATCCAAGCCTTGAAGACCCATTTGGCCACCTACCCCGATGCTATCCGCGTGCAGGGGGTGGGCTGTATGAAAGAGTGCAAGCGGGGCCCAAACGTTGTGTTTATGCCCGACAAAGCCCGCTACAGCGGGGTCTCGGCACAAGGAATCCCGGCTTTGTTGGAGCGCCATTTTCCTTCTCCATCTGAGCCAAGTGCTGAACGAAATCGCGTCAGTCCCCTAGCTCTGTAG
- a CDS encoding Asr1405/Asl0597 family protein, which yields MNSVSLLPDLSSGSYRLDIPFGERWRICRRLLELGIPSVCTGDGGLQVEMNTLLAALQVRSVIRQHTARRQELVQGLETCWQLNIQAGGQDGQVA from the coding sequence ATGAACTCGGTTTCTCTGCTCCCTGATTTGTCCTCTGGCAGCTATCGTTTGGATATCCCCTTTGGGGAGCGCTGGCGCATTTGTCGTCGGCTGCTGGAGTTGGGGATCCCGTCGGTGTGTACGGGCGATGGTGGCCTACAGGTGGAAATGAATACGCTATTAGCAGCCCTGCAGGTGCGGAGTGTGATCCGGCAGCATACCGCCCGTCGGCAGGAGCTGGTGCAGGGTCTGGAAACCTGCTGGCAATTGAACATTCAAGCAGGGGGGCAAGATGGGCAAGTCGCATAA
- the apcB gene encoding allophycocyanin subunit beta, which produces MQDAITAVINSYDVQGKYLDNSAIDKLKSFFATGELRVRAAATIAANASTIVKDAAAKALLYSDLTRPGGNMYTTRRYAACIRDMDYYLRYATYAMLAGDTSILDERVLNGLKETYNSLGVPVGATIQAIQAMKEVTAALVGADAGKEMGVYFDYISSGLS; this is translated from the coding sequence ATGCAAGACGCGATTACCGCTGTGATCAACAGCTACGACGTCCAAGGCAAGTATCTCGACAACTCTGCCATCGACAAGTTGAAGTCCTTCTTCGCCACAGGCGAGTTGCGGGTGCGGGCGGCTGCCACCATCGCGGCCAATGCCTCCACCATTGTTAAGGATGCGGCTGCTAAGGCGCTGTTGTACTCTGATCTGACCCGTCCCGGTGGCAACATGTACACCACCCGTCGCTATGCTGCTTGCATCCGCGATATGGACTACTACCTGCGCTATGCCACCTATGCCATGCTGGCCGGCGACACCTCTATCCTGGATGAGCGGGTGCTGAATGGGTTGAAGGAAACCTACAACTCTTTGGGCGTGCCCGTGGGCGCCACCATCCAAGCCATCCAAGCCATGAAAGAAGTGACCGCGGCTTTGGTGGGTGCTGATGCCGGCAAAGAGATGGGCGTGTACTTCGACTACATCTCCTCTGGCTTGAGCTAA
- a CDS encoding putative bifunctional diguanylate cyclase/phosphodiesterase, with protein MIVPVAAEQLLLVASQETASRLCPVLRLQGFRVRVGQSADALPLQLAAGQLDLALLDLGYVTEIPPQGLPLIYFDSGLAELPSQAQLRLRGIEPGLYLADPTDAQALRTAIEFCLYKHRAENKLKSLEQWLVSSLTSVGDAVISTDLQGRITFINPVAEALTGWRRGESLGKPVSEIVRIVDARTHQPLPDPWGEALRGQVMLGSGEAVLLLARDGAEVPVANGIAPLRDESGQPKGSILVLRDLTVRQSPHGLLSALHDTLTELPNRALFMDRLQRAVERARRLPGERFAVLFLDLNRFKSVNDTLGHHAGDELLVGTARRLEACVRSIDTLARFGGDEFAILLEGIQQVSDATRVAERIHQSLQVPFQIQSHEITISASIGIALAGSQALAPEQLLQQADSAMYRAKQQGPSRYEVFDPLLHRYAKARAQWEEELRHALDQEQWQVCYQPMVNLATGDWQAVEALLYWEHPERGWLSGREFLGVAEEAGLAVPLADWFIQAALRQWQQWRAQYPWMSELPLHLNLLPQQFAQPDLAQRLHRWLQEFQLSGSLLHLGLTGTMLMEASSLVEQQLHQLQLLGVALVLERFGSGYVCLQRLSTLPLQGIRLDGSLVQPIGPHQLEPDKTLLAALRLAETLNLPVTAPAIETSEQALYLQRMGCVAGQGSHFYPPLAPREMGSLLGAESLAA; from the coding sequence GTGATCGTGCCTGTGGCAGCAGAGCAACTGCTATTGGTGGCTTCTCAGGAAACAGCCTCTCGGCTATGTCCGGTGCTGCGCTTGCAGGGGTTTCGGGTGCGGGTGGGCCAATCGGCGGATGCCTTGCCTTTGCAGCTGGCGGCTGGCCAATTGGATTTGGCTCTGTTGGATTTGGGATATGTGACCGAGATCCCGCCACAGGGGCTGCCGCTGATCTACTTCGATTCCGGGCTTGCCGAGCTGCCCTCTCAAGCCCAGTTACGGCTGCGGGGTATCGAACCGGGTTTATATCTGGCGGATCCCACCGATGCTCAAGCGCTGCGAACAGCGATCGAATTTTGTTTGTACAAGCATCGGGCCGAGAACAAACTGAAAAGTCTGGAACAGTGGTTGGTTTCCAGCTTGACCAGTGTGGGGGATGCGGTGATCTCCACGGATTTGCAGGGGCGGATTACCTTTATTAACCCGGTTGCCGAGGCTCTGACTGGCTGGCGCCGCGGGGAATCTTTGGGCAAACCCGTCTCGGAAATTGTTCGGATCGTGGATGCCCGCACCCATCAGCCTCTACCGGATCCCTGGGGGGAAGCGCTGCGGGGTCAGGTGATGCTCGGCTCCGGCGAGGCGGTATTGCTCTTGGCGCGGGATGGGGCGGAAGTGCCGGTGGCCAATGGCATCGCCCCCTTACGGGATGAATCTGGCCAACCGAAAGGATCAATCCTAGTGCTGCGGGATCTGACGGTGCGACAGTCTCCCCACGGGCTACTCAGCGCCCTGCACGATACCCTGACAGAGCTGCCCAATCGCGCCCTGTTTATGGATCGGCTGCAACGGGCGGTGGAACGGGCCCGGCGGCTCCCTGGGGAGCGTTTTGCCGTGTTGTTTTTGGATTTGAACCGGTTTAAGTCGGTGAACGATACCCTCGGCCATCATGCCGGTGACGAACTGTTGGTGGGGACGGCCCGGCGTCTGGAGGCCTGTGTGCGCTCCATCGATACTCTGGCGCGTTTTGGCGGCGACGAATTTGCCATTTTGCTAGAAGGGATCCAACAGGTGAGCGATGCCACCCGGGTTGCCGAACGCATCCACCAATCTTTGCAGGTGCCGTTCCAGATCCAGTCCCACGAAATCACAATCAGCGCCAGCATTGGCATTGCCCTGGCTGGCTCTCAGGCGTTGGCTCCCGAACAACTGCTGCAACAGGCGGATAGCGCCATGTATCGGGCCAAACAACAGGGGCCAAGTCGGTACGAAGTGTTCGATCCGCTTTTGCACCGCTACGCCAAGGCCAGAGCCCAATGGGAAGAGGAGCTACGGCACGCCCTAGACCAAGAACAATGGCAGGTCTGTTACCAACCGATGGTGAATTTGGCTACAGGGGATTGGCAGGCAGTAGAAGCCCTGCTCTACTGGGAACACCCAGAGCGGGGTTGGCTGAGTGGGCGGGAGTTTCTTGGGGTGGCAGAAGAAGCTGGGTTGGCGGTGCCCTTGGCAGATTGGTTTATTCAGGCTGCCCTGCGACAGTGGCAGCAGTGGCGAGCGCAGTATCCCTGGATGTCGGAGTTGCCTTTACACCTCAACTTGCTTCCCCAGCAATTTGCCCAGCCGGATTTGGCCCAACGCCTGCATCGCTGGTTACAGGAGTTCCAACTTTCTGGATCCCTGTTGCACCTTGGGTTAACGGGCACCATGTTGATGGAGGCCAGTTCTCTAGTGGAGCAGCAACTGCACCAATTGCAATTGTTGGGTGTGGCGTTGGTGTTGGAGCGGTTTGGTAGTGGCTATGTCTGTTTGCAACGCCTGAGTACCTTACCCCTACAGGGAATCCGGCTAGATGGATCCTTGGTGCAGCCAATCGGCCCCCATCAATTGGAACCGGACAAAACCCTGCTAGCGGCCCTACGCCTGGCAGAGACCCTGAATCTGCCCGTGACGGCCCCCGCCATTGAAACTTCAGAACAAGCCCTCTACCTGCAGCGCATGGGCTGTGTGGCGGGTCAGGGATCCCACTTTTATCCGCCTCTAGCCCCTCGTGAGATGGGATCCCTATTGGGGGCAGAATCCTTGGCGGCTTGA
- a CDS encoding YcjF family protein: MPPIDPDPDSQPWIDKLITLTHQTVARAQSSSTQPWDWASHPVKESVKQSLLEAEAEMGHCNVMVIGKTGVGKSTLVNAVFKDELARTGVGSPVTRHIRKYSKQDCPITIYDTPGMELAGEQNVGIRLEVAQCIDELRLQDPEHHIHIIWYCIHHEANRLEETELDWLRALELKDVPVILILTQYLDGSEESEFLQYLQHQNPPVRYIVPLLARDKVITRQITIPAHGLEHLIGCTLELLPEVARLAFIRQQLLRVDLKADAALKYVSSYVASAAFIGAVPIPFADAPLLVTAQIGMIANISFIFGYKTSPSFYYSLMVALAGIGGATVAGRAIVSNLLKFIPGVGSIAGGILQSTTAATLTLSIGLAYIEVMKAIARAEIKEIQLSQSEIQELFVQQYRDYAASGRNNLRDEDWE; this comes from the coding sequence ATGCCCCCAATTGATCCTGATCCAGACAGCCAACCCTGGATCGACAAGCTGATTACCTTAACCCATCAAACCGTTGCTCGTGCCCAAAGCAGCTCAACCCAACCCTGGGATTGGGCCAGTCACCCAGTCAAGGAGAGCGTTAAACAGAGCCTGTTGGAAGCGGAGGCAGAGATGGGCCACTGCAATGTCATGGTGATCGGCAAAACAGGGGTGGGCAAAAGCACCCTGGTGAACGCTGTCTTTAAGGATGAACTGGCTCGAACGGGTGTGGGCAGCCCCGTGACCCGTCACATTCGCAAATATTCCAAACAAGATTGCCCGATCACCATCTACGATACGCCGGGCATGGAATTGGCTGGAGAACAAAATGTTGGTATCCGCCTAGAAGTGGCCCAATGTATTGATGAACTGCGCCTACAGGATCCCGAGCATCACATCCACATCATTTGGTATTGCATCCATCATGAAGCCAATCGGCTAGAAGAAACCGAACTGGATTGGTTGCGGGCTTTAGAACTTAAAGATGTACCGGTCATTTTAATTTTGACCCAATACTTAGACGGCTCTGAAGAAAGCGAGTTCCTGCAATACTTGCAACACCAGAACCCGCCAGTGCGCTATATTGTTCCGCTCTTGGCTCGCGACAAAGTAATTACCCGGCAAATCACTATTCCCGCCCACGGATTGGAGCACTTAATTGGCTGTACGTTGGAACTGCTGCCGGAAGTCGCCCGTCTCGCTTTTATTCGACAACAACTGCTGCGGGTGGATCTAAAAGCTGATGCCGCCCTTAAGTATGTATCGAGCTACGTGGCCAGTGCTGCGTTTATCGGAGCTGTGCCCATCCCTTTTGCCGATGCACCCCTGTTGGTGACCGCACAAATTGGCATGATCGCCAATATCAGCTTTATTTTTGGCTACAAAACTTCCCCTTCTTTTTACTACTCCCTGATGGTGGCTTTGGCTGGAATTGGGGGAGCAACGGTGGCGGGGCGGGCGATTGTTTCCAACTTACTCAAGTTTATCCCGGGTGTTGGATCGATTGCGGGCGGGATCCTTCAATCCACCACGGCAGCCACCCTCACCCTCTCGATTGGCCTTGCCTACATTGAGGTGATGAAAGCGATTGCCCGCGCTGAAATTAAAGAGATCCAATTATCTCAATCGGAAATTCAAGAGCTATTTGTGCAGCAGTACCGCGACTATGCGGCTTCTGGAAGAAACAACCTCAGGGATGAGGACTGGGAGTGA
- the apcA gene encoding allophycocyanin subunit alpha, whose translation MSVVTKSIVNADAEARYLSPGELDRIKSFVTSGEKRLRIAQVLTESRERIVKQAADQLFQKRPDVVSPGGNAYGEEMTATCLRDMDYYLRLVTYGIIAGDVTPIEEIGLVGVREMYNSLGTPIPAVAESVRQMKQVASGLLSPDDAAEAGYYFDFVVGAMG comes from the coding sequence ATGAGCGTTGTCACGAAATCGATTGTGAATGCGGACGCGGAAGCCCGCTACCTGAGTCCAGGGGAATTGGATCGGATCAAATCCTTTGTCACCTCCGGTGAGAAGCGGTTGCGCATCGCTCAAGTCTTAACCGAGTCTCGTGAGCGCATCGTGAAGCAAGCTGCTGATCAACTCTTCCAGAAGCGCCCTGATGTTGTCTCCCCTGGCGGCAATGCTTACGGCGAAGAGATGACTGCGACTTGCTTGCGGGATATGGACTACTACCTGCGCCTGGTTACCTACGGCATCATCGCCGGTGATGTCACCCCGATCGAAGAGATCGGCTTGGTGGGTGTTCGGGAAATGTACAACTCTTTGGGCACCCCGATCCCGGCGGTGGCTGAGAGCGTGCGTCAAATGAAGCAGGTGGCCAGTGGTCTGTTGTCTCCCGATGATGCGGCTGAGGCTGGCTATTACTTTGACTTCGTAGTGGGAGCAATGGGCTAA